From the Mangifera indica cultivar Alphonso chromosome 10, CATAS_Mindica_2.1, whole genome shotgun sequence genome, one window contains:
- the LOC123227321 gene encoding (R)-limonene synthase 1, chloroplastic-like codes for MEEAWQYTCKYLKELDIKAMDTNMALQVKHALDLPLHWRAPRAETRWFIDFYERRGDKNHLLLDLAKLDFNIVQAIHQEDLKDAMRWWRDTGPGNLSFVRNRLVTSYLWAVGTAHQPQYSCTRKIIAKAIALITVIDDI; via the exons ATGGAGGAGGCTTGGCAGTACACTTGTAAATATCTTAAAGAGCTTGACATTAAGGCTATGGACACCAATATGGCATTGCAGGTGAAGCATGCACTGGATCTTCCTCTTCATTGGCGGGCACCAAGAGCAGAGACAAGGTGGTTCATAGATTTCTATGAGAGACGAGGAGACAAGAACCACCTTCTACTCGACCTTGCCAAATTAGACTTCAACATTGTGCAAGCAATACACCAGGAAGATCTTAAAGACGCCATGAG GTGGTGGAGGGATACTGGTCCTGGAAATTTAAGTTTTGTGAGGAACAGATTGGTAACATCATATTTATGGGCTGTGGGGACAGCTCATCAACCGCAGTACTCATGCACCAGGAAAATCATTGCAAAGGCCATTGCCTTAATTACTGTGATTGATGATATTTAG
- the LOC123227322 gene encoding (R)-limonene synthase 1, chloroplastic-like, producing MKQLPSYMKISYVALYNYINEMAYHILKEQDLDVIEHPMKIWEDIAEAQIVEARWFHSQYKPTLEEYMENAYVSVTGPAISTLAYLSAANPIVEKEVEFIGNHPPLVKLASMAFRLQDDLGTATVYI from the exons ATGAAACAGCTTCCAAGCTACATGAAAATAAGTTATGTTGCGCTTTACAACTATATCAATGAAATGGCTTATCACATTCTCAAAGAACAAGATTTAGACGTCATAGAACATCCAATGAAAATA TGGGAGGATATAGCAGAAGCACAGATCGTGGAGGCAAGATGGTTCCACAGTCAGTATAAACCAACCCTAGAAGAATACATGGAAAATGCATATGTATCGGTTACAGGCCCTGCAATATCAACTTTGGCTTACTTGTCTGCTGCAAATCCAATTGTGGAAAAGGAAGTAGAATTCATTGGGAACCATCCACCTTTAGTAAAATTGGCATCTATGGCT TTCCGACTTCAAGATGATTTGGGAACTGCAACggtatacatataa